A single region of the Triticum dicoccoides isolate Atlit2015 ecotype Zavitan chromosome 2B, WEW_v2.0, whole genome shotgun sequence genome encodes:
- the LOC119366754 gene encoding noroxomaritidine synthase 1-like, whose product MSIMFISTLLVLLVPIFLYLRASCRSKNPPVLPTNWPMLHMFPSFIANLHNLYDYYTLVLARSGHNFRVHGPPGTGMRIFITCDPANTRHILTTNYANFPKGTEFADIFDIMGGSLFTIDGEPCRRQRAKAKSILSSPSIVSSMTAYLYGKVENNLIPLFTRMAITDTSFDMHELMSRLMFDLAAISLFGVDPGLLSSDMPPMDAAVALDTVMEVGFFRLMMPAYCWKSMRWLNIGPERKLDTARMVLQEIIGEMMQKRKITTCRFGHGKEQESVDIISSFLEDQDYANADLLHGIIVSYMLAARDTIATTLTWIFYNLAQNPNIVAIIRNELSPIASRKVALGASTPVIFEPDETKSLVYLTATLYETLRLYPPAPVLLKKVAVDDIMPSGHEVHAGDTIFISVHSMGRMEGVWGKDCLDYNPHRWLSDDGNNLKYIPSHKFLAFNSGPRMCLGKDIALMQMKTVIATAVWNFDVKVVEGQSIQPKTSIILEMKNGLIVKLKKREM is encoded by the coding sequence ATGTCAATTATGTTCATCTCCACATTGCTCGTTCTACTTGTTCCAATCTTCTTGTATCTCAGGGCTAGTTGTAGATCGAAGAACCCACCAGTGCTTCCCACAAACTGGCCAATGCTGcacatgttcccttccttcatagccAACCTCCACAACTTGTATGACTATTACACCCTGGTCCTCGCCAGATCAGGCCACAACTTCAGGGTGCACGGACCACCTGGGACCGGGATGCGCATCTTCATCACATGCGACCCTGCAAACACCCGGCACATCTTGACGACGAACTACGCCAACTTCCCCAAGGGCACGGAATTTGCTGATATCTTCGACATCATGGGTGGCAGCCTCTTCACCATCGACGGTGAGCCGTGCCGCCGACAACGCGCGAAAGCCAAGAGCATCCTCAGCAGCCCGAGTATCGTTTCCAGTATGACAGCCTACCTCTATGGCAAGGTGGAGAACAACCTCATCCCATTGTTCACCCGGATGGCGATCACTGACACTTCATTCGACATGCATGAATTGATGTCGAGGCTTATGTTTGACCTGGCTGCTATTTCTCTCTTTGGTGTGGATCCTGGCCTCCTATCCTCAGACATGCCGCCCATGGACGCGGCGGTTGCCCTGGACACGGTGATGGAGGTGGGCTTTTTTAGGCTCATGATGCCAGCTTATTGTTGGAAGTCGATGAGGTGGCTAAACATCGGCCCTGAGAGAAAGCTCGACACGGCACGCATGGTGCTGCAAGAGATCATCGGGGAGATGATGCAAAAGAGGAAGATCACCACATGTCGTTTTGGACATGGCAAGGAACAAGAGAGTGTGGATATTATTTCTTCCTTCCTCGAAGACCAAGACTACGCCAATGCTGATTTGCTCCATGGGATTATTGTTAGCTACATGCTCGCCGCGAGGGACACAATTGCAACAACCCTAACATGGATCTTCTACAACCTCGCCCAAAATCCTAACATCGTGGCAATCATCCGCAACGAACTTTCACCCATTGCATCACGCAAAGTAGCATTAGGGGCGTCTACCCCGGTGATCTTTGAGCCAGATGAGACCAAATCTCTAGTATATTTGACAGCCACCTTGTACGAGACTCTTAGACTATACCCACCGGCGCCTGTCTTGCTCAAGAAGGTGGCCGTAGATGACATCATGCCGAGTGGCCATGAGGTGCATGCCGGTGACACCATTTTTATTTCTGTCCACTCCATGGGGAGAATGGAGGGTGTGTGGGGTAAAGACTGCCTCGACTATAACCCACATAGGTGGCTCTCAGATGATGGCAACAACCTGAAATACATACCATCTCACAAGTTCTTGGCCTTCAACTCTGGCCCGAGGATGTGCCTCGGTAAGGACATTGCACTTATGCAAATGAAGACTGTCATTGCTACAGCTGTGTGGAACTTCGATGTGAAGGTGGTGGAAGGGCAAAGCATCCAGCCTAAGACGTCCATTATACTGGAGATGAAAAATGGGCTCATTGTTAAGTTGAAGAAGCGAGAAATGTAA
- the LOC119366709 gene encoding 5-epiaristolochene 1,3-dihydroxylase-like encodes MELSSRHGPLMLLKLGEVPTMVVSSAEMAEVVMKSNDLMFASRPRSVTLDVIGYGSGMGIIFAPYGDRWHQARKVCTMELLSAKQVRRMEGIRSEEVRNLLSSITASTGTIVNLTEKLSALMNDVIARAVFGGKCAQQGEYLRELEEVTALVGGFSLVDLFPSSRLVRLLSSGERRMRRIYGRIQRIISDIIEQCKEMHVVVSSNDEEDLLDVLLRLHMEDSLSYPLTLEAIGVIIFVSIDLFAGGTETSGITLEWAMSELLKNPETMRKAQLEVRQVVGRQQSVITNNDLRDLHCMRMVIKEVLRLHPPAPLLPRRAREGSEIMGYEIPKGTNVQVNIFAICRDCRYWDAPEAFKPERFKESSIDHKGTHFEFTPFGAGRRQCPGMLFGTSTVEIALANLLYHFDWVIADGPNPGPLDMSEKFGINVRRKFDLELRAIPYVHSKVA; translated from the exons ATGGAG CTGTCTAGCCGGCATGGCCCACTGATGCTCCTCAAGCTCGGCGAGGTACCCACCATGGTGGTATCGagcgccgagatggcggaggtagtGATGAAGAGTAACGACCTCATGTTCGCCTCGCGGCCCCGCAGCGTGACGCTGGACGTCATTGGCTATGGCAGCGGCATGGGCATCATCTTTGCCCCCTACGGCGACCGTTGGCACCAGGCGCGCAAGGTCTGCACCATGGAGCTCCTCAGCGCCAAGCAG GTAAGGCGTATGGAGGGCATCAGGTCCGAGGAAGTCCGCAACCTCCTTAGTTCCATCACCGCCTCGACTGGCACCATTGTCAACCTCACGGAGAAGTTATCGGCACTGATGAACGATGTCATTGCACGGGCGGTGTTCGGAGGCAAGTGCGCACAACAAGGTGAGTACCTCCGGGAATTGGAAGAAGTCACCGCGTTGGTGGGAGGCTTCTCGCTCGTCGACCTATTCCCATCGTCGCGGCTAGTGCGGCTGCTGAGCTCCGGCGAGCGACGGATGAGGAGGATCTATGGCCGAATCCAGCGCATCATCTCCGACATCATTGAGCAATGCAAGGAAATGCACGTTGTAGTCAGCTCCAACGACGAGGAGGACTTGCTGGACGTGCTGCTCAGGCTGCACATGGAAGACTCCTTGTCGTATCCTCTAACTTTAGAGGCCATAGGCGTCATCATCTTTGTGAGTATT GACTTGTTCGCGGGTGGCACTGAGACCTCTGGAATAACACTGGAGTGGGCTATGTCAGAGCTCTTGAAAAATCCCGAAACAATGAGAAAGGCACAACTAGAGGTTCGACAAGTTGTAGGCCGGCAACAATCTGTCATAACTAACAATGACCTTCGTGACCTCCACTGCATGAGAATGGTGATCAAGGAGGTCTTGAGGTTGCATCCTCCCGCTCCTCTACTCCCCCGAAGGGCGAGAGAAGGCAGTGAAATCATGGGATATGAAATTCCTAAGGGAACCAATGTACAAGTTAATATATTTGCGATTTGTCGAGATTGCAGATATTGGGATGCCCCCGAAGCATTTAAGCCAGAAAGGTTCAAAGAGAGCAGCATAGATCACAAGGGGACACATTTTGAGTTCACTCCTTTCGGGGCAGGGAGACGGCAGTGTCCCGGAATGCTGTTTGGCACATCAACTGTGGAGATCGCATTAGCAAACCTTCTGTACCACTTTGACTGGGTGATCGCTGATGGGCCTAATCCGGGGCCGTTGGACATGTCTGAGAAGTTCGGGATCAATGTACGTAGAAAGTTTGATTTAGAACTTAGAGCAATCCCATATGTGCACTCCAAAGTTGCGTAG
- the LOC119361673 gene encoding uncharacterized protein LOC119361673, which produces MPFTPGPYSGKSTLALVARVSAVGVGLVYGSVKLGILKMTKPKEEAAAAHH; this is translated from the exons ATGCCGTTCACCCCGGGACCCTACTCCGGCAAGAGCACCCTCGCCCTC GTGGCCAGGGTCTCCGCCGTCGGCGTCGGCCTCGTCTACGGCTCCGTCAAGCTCGGCATCCTCAAG ATGACCAAGCCCAAGGAGGAAGCAGCTGCTGCTCATCACTGA
- the LOC119361674 gene encoding MAR-binding filament-like protein 1 isoform X2, protein MAGGGGGASPARDGGREEWLRIYDRMVAVLRKSHRDVEALLADRKRLEAVLKIQHDFWLHRDAVLRDRLDETRRVEDCLRRGDAAKLDLLLGDKDLEVRRHRIYIEHQDGDLEDFKRDAAALAQENNELKIKLKEAESCAELSEPTTDPEHSGRDLRAEIRKLKKAYKALSSQKESEVSALLAEKDFVWNQYKTMEKDYETLLKKKKMEAAQATEAAEKLQQKVEELQLQVSAQKKDDDVGRLQAEANDAKKKVLALEDKLQKMHSLVSEKDDEIQKLKSGHLQASQKRKKDISGTHRRSRSEGPSVRGKSKSNPRRQMAEEDQPETSQKRQCASSLSSGLALRRCSSRMTHLKPASSSSSPAPQQVLFHSSFKLLLDLHDGCV, encoded by the exons atggctggcggcggcggcggcgcgtcgccGGCGCGGGACGGCGGGCGGGAGGAGTGGCTGCGCATCTACGACCGGATGGTGGCCGTCCTGCGGAAGAGCCACCGGGACGTGGAGGCGCTGCTCGCCGACCGCAAGCGCCTCGAGGCCGTCCTCAAGATCCAGCACGACTTCTGGCTCCACCGCGACGCCGTCCTCCGGGACCGCCTCGACGAG ACGCGGAGGGTGGAGGACTGCCTGCGGCGGGGCGACGCCGCCAAGCTCGACCTGCTCCTCGGCGACAAGGACCTCGAGGTGCGCCGCCACCGGATCTACATCG AACACCAAGATGGTGACTTGGAGGATTTCAAAAGAGATGCAGCTGCTTTGGCTCAAGAAAACAATGAATTGAAG ATAAAACTGAAGGAAGCTGAAAGTTGTGCCGAGCTCAGCGAGCCAACTACAGACCCTGAGCACAGTGGAAGAGATTTGAGAGCAGAGATAAGGAAGCTAAAGAAAGCCTATAAGGCCCTGAGCTCGCAGAAGGAGAGCGAGGTTTCCGCGTTACTCGCAGAAAAGGATTTCGTGTGGAACCAGTACAAGACAATGGAGAAGGACTACGAGAcgctccttaagaagaagaagatggaggcagcacaGGCTACTGAAGCAGCCGAGAAGCTTCAGCAGAAGGTGGAGGAGCTGCAACTGCAAGTGTCAGCCCAAAAGAAGGATGACGATGTTGGCAGATTGCAAGCGGAAGCTAATGATGCCAAAAAGAAGGTGCTGGCTCTTGAGGATAAGCTACAAAAAATGCACTCCCTGGTCAGTGAGAAAGACGATGAGATCCAAAAACTCAAGAGTGGGCACCTTCAGGCTAGTCAAAAGCGGAAGAAGGATATCAGCGGGACACATAGAAGATCTAGGTCTGAAGGTCCATCTGTACGGGGGAAGTCTAAAAGTAATCCTCGGAGGCAAATGGCAGAAGAAGATCAACCCGAGACCAGTCAGAAGCGTCAGTGTGCCTCTTCGTTATCAAGT GGACTGGCGCTCCGGCGCTGCTCCTCGAGGATGACGCACCTGAaacccgcgtcgtcgtcgtcgtcgcctgcGCCCCAGCAGGTACTCTTCCACTCCAGTTTCAAG CTGCTGTTAGACCTCCATGATGGCTGTGTTTAG
- the LOC119361674 gene encoding MAR-binding filament-like protein 1 isoform X3: MAGGGGGASPARDGGREEWLRIYDRMVAVLRKSHRDVEALLADRKRLEAVLKIQHDFWLHRDAVLRDRLDETRRVEDCLRRGDAAKLDLLLGDKDLEVRRHRIYIEHQDGDLEDFKRDAAALAQENNELKIKLKEAESCAELSEPTTDPEHSGRDLRAEIRKLKKAYKALSSQKESEVSALLAEKDFVWNQYKTMEKDYETLLKKKKMEAAQATEAAEKLQQKVEELQLQVSAQKKDDDVGRLQAEANDAKKKVLALEDKLQKMHSLVSEKDDEIQKLKSGHLQASQKRKKDISGTHRRSRSEGPSVRGKSKSNPRRQMAEEDQPETSQKRQCASSLSSGLALRRCSSRMTHLKPASSSSSPAPQQLLLDLHDGCV; the protein is encoded by the exons atggctggcggcggcggcggcgcgtcgccGGCGCGGGACGGCGGGCGGGAGGAGTGGCTGCGCATCTACGACCGGATGGTGGCCGTCCTGCGGAAGAGCCACCGGGACGTGGAGGCGCTGCTCGCCGACCGCAAGCGCCTCGAGGCCGTCCTCAAGATCCAGCACGACTTCTGGCTCCACCGCGACGCCGTCCTCCGGGACCGCCTCGACGAG ACGCGGAGGGTGGAGGACTGCCTGCGGCGGGGCGACGCCGCCAAGCTCGACCTGCTCCTCGGCGACAAGGACCTCGAGGTGCGCCGCCACCGGATCTACATCG AACACCAAGATGGTGACTTGGAGGATTTCAAAAGAGATGCAGCTGCTTTGGCTCAAGAAAACAATGAATTGAAG ATAAAACTGAAGGAAGCTGAAAGTTGTGCCGAGCTCAGCGAGCCAACTACAGACCCTGAGCACAGTGGAAGAGATTTGAGAGCAGAGATAAGGAAGCTAAAGAAAGCCTATAAGGCCCTGAGCTCGCAGAAGGAGAGCGAGGTTTCCGCGTTACTCGCAGAAAAGGATTTCGTGTGGAACCAGTACAAGACAATGGAGAAGGACTACGAGAcgctccttaagaagaagaagatggaggcagcacaGGCTACTGAAGCAGCCGAGAAGCTTCAGCAGAAGGTGGAGGAGCTGCAACTGCAAGTGTCAGCCCAAAAGAAGGATGACGATGTTGGCAGATTGCAAGCGGAAGCTAATGATGCCAAAAAGAAGGTGCTGGCTCTTGAGGATAAGCTACAAAAAATGCACTCCCTGGTCAGTGAGAAAGACGATGAGATCCAAAAACTCAAGAGTGGGCACCTTCAGGCTAGTCAAAAGCGGAAGAAGGATATCAGCGGGACACATAGAAGATCTAGGTCTGAAGGTCCATCTGTACGGGGGAAGTCTAAAAGTAATCCTCGGAGGCAAATGGCAGAAGAAGATCAACCCGAGACCAGTCAGAAGCGTCAGTGTGCCTCTTCGTTATCAAGT GGACTGGCGCTCCGGCGCTGCTCCTCGAGGATGACGCACCTGAaacccgcgtcgtcgtcgtcgtcgcctgcGCCCCAGCAG CTGCTGTTAGACCTCCATGATGGCTGTGTTTAG
- the LOC119361674 gene encoding adventurous-gliding motility protein Z-like isoform X1: MAGGGGGASPARDGGREEWLRIYDRMVAVLRKSHRDVEALLADRKRLEAVLKIQHDFWLHRDAVLRDRLDETRRVEDCLRRGDAAKLDLLLGDKDLEVRRHRIYIEHQDGDLEDFKRDAAALAQENNELKIKLKEAESCAELSEPTTDPEHSGRDLRAEIRKLKKAYKALSSQKESEVSALLAEKDFVWNQYKTMEKDYETLLKKKKMEAAQATEAAEKLQQKVEELQLQVSAQKKDDDVGRLQAEANDAKKKVLALEDKLQKMHSLVSEKDDEIQKLKSGHLQASQKRKKDISGTHRRSRSEGPSVRGKSKSNPRRQMAEEDQPETSQKRQCASSLSSGLALRRCSSRMTHLKPASSSSSPAPQQVLFHSSFKVPKLKAPAPPPPPPS; the protein is encoded by the exons atggctggcggcggcggcggcgcgtcgccGGCGCGGGACGGCGGGCGGGAGGAGTGGCTGCGCATCTACGACCGGATGGTGGCCGTCCTGCGGAAGAGCCACCGGGACGTGGAGGCGCTGCTCGCCGACCGCAAGCGCCTCGAGGCCGTCCTCAAGATCCAGCACGACTTCTGGCTCCACCGCGACGCCGTCCTCCGGGACCGCCTCGACGAG ACGCGGAGGGTGGAGGACTGCCTGCGGCGGGGCGACGCCGCCAAGCTCGACCTGCTCCTCGGCGACAAGGACCTCGAGGTGCGCCGCCACCGGATCTACATCG AACACCAAGATGGTGACTTGGAGGATTTCAAAAGAGATGCAGCTGCTTTGGCTCAAGAAAACAATGAATTGAAG ATAAAACTGAAGGAAGCTGAAAGTTGTGCCGAGCTCAGCGAGCCAACTACAGACCCTGAGCACAGTGGAAGAGATTTGAGAGCAGAGATAAGGAAGCTAAAGAAAGCCTATAAGGCCCTGAGCTCGCAGAAGGAGAGCGAGGTTTCCGCGTTACTCGCAGAAAAGGATTTCGTGTGGAACCAGTACAAGACAATGGAGAAGGACTACGAGAcgctccttaagaagaagaagatggaggcagcacaGGCTACTGAAGCAGCCGAGAAGCTTCAGCAGAAGGTGGAGGAGCTGCAACTGCAAGTGTCAGCCCAAAAGAAGGATGACGATGTTGGCAGATTGCAAGCGGAAGCTAATGATGCCAAAAAGAAGGTGCTGGCTCTTGAGGATAAGCTACAAAAAATGCACTCCCTGGTCAGTGAGAAAGACGATGAGATCCAAAAACTCAAGAGTGGGCACCTTCAGGCTAGTCAAAAGCGGAAGAAGGATATCAGCGGGACACATAGAAGATCTAGGTCTGAAGGTCCATCTGTACGGGGGAAGTCTAAAAGTAATCCTCGGAGGCAAATGGCAGAAGAAGATCAACCCGAGACCAGTCAGAAGCGTCAGTGTGCCTCTTCGTTATCAAGT GGACTGGCGCTCCGGCGCTGCTCCTCGAGGATGACGCACCTGAaacccgcgtcgtcgtcgtcgtcgcctgcGCCCCAGCAGGTACTCTTCCACTCCAGTTTCAAGGTCCCAAAGCTGAAAGCCCccgcccctcctccccctcctccctcgtaG